A single Colias croceus chromosome 10, ilColCroc2.1 DNA region contains:
- the LOC123695130 gene encoding uncharacterized protein LOC123695130 has product MLPRRVTSGTMRIFISLAILVCAVAAQKKFEGTLRTAADAPPQDNLAIESESPEPSVVEAPQDYKSPAAPPPEKPEDELEEADEPQEPQEQPEPQEPAPVPETAAGIPPSAPSGISAPSAPANSLEECDSEMIGFELVTGYVFSAPSHILDDIPGTLMLTDCLEQCQSNDTCRAVNYETGLCVLFSSDADQLPGALTKSQFPVFTIYAQKSCMGVRPCERAWCFDRVRGYHLKGKGKKTHTVSSRQMCLDLCLGENEFICRSANYNNKTGECVLSNMDRITLGGTNAFQPNEDTDYLENNCVEEPTKLCEFKKMNGRILKTVDSVYQDVQTIEECRELCLNSPFRCHSYDHGDTGDHVCRLSHHSKATLADIQDPYLEVPEAATYELSSCYNVSIDCRAGDMVAKIQTSKLFDGKIYAKGSPNSCVVDVKQSLEFELHMGYNNIECNVKQNGLGRYLNDVVIQHHDTIVTSSDLGLAVTCQYDLTNKTVANEVDLGIQGDIKTGLSEEVIVESPNVAMKITDRSGDDTIASAEVGDPLALKFEIMDPNSPFEIFVRELVAMDGVDSSEITLIDSDGCPTDHFIMGPLFKSTASGKILLSNFDAFKFPSSEVVQFRALVTPCMPKCEPVQCDGGPNELRSVMSYGRRKRRSTPAAPTDNMLLVQTIQITDKFGFDKQRAKNVTEDSVYVRETDVTCVNAAGAMLAAAAFIAAQLVVLAAWTCSWQRRRAAAKAAELLPGPNAPSSLCKVYDASFSRAHQRHF; this is encoded by the exons CACAAGATTACAAGAGTCCAGCTGCACCACCTCCCGAAAAGCCTGAAGACGAACTCGAAGAAGCCGATGAACCACAAGAACCTCAAGAGCAACCAGAGCCACAAGAACCTGCCCCAGTGCCAGAAACGGCCGCTGGTATCCCACCCTCTGCACCAAGTGGAATCTCTGCTCCATCAGCTCCTGCAAATTCATTAGAAGAATGCGATTCTGAAATGATTGGATTTGAACTAGTCACTGG GTACGTTTTCTCAGCACCTTCACACATTTTGGATGACATCCCCGGCACTCTTATGTTAACCGATTGCTTGGAGCAATGCCAGTCCAACGACACTTGTCGCGCAGTCAACTACGAAACTGGCTTGTGTGTGCTTTTCAGCTCTGATGCAGACCAATTACCCG GAGCATTGACCAAGTCCCAATTTCCCGTATTTACAATCTACGCTCAAAAATCATGCATGGGTGTGAGACCGTGCGAGCGCGCATGGTGCTTTGATCGTGTACGCGGCTACCATCTCAAGGGAAAAGGCAAGAAGACACACACCGTCAGTTCAAGACAAATGTGCCTCGACCTTTGCCTGGGCGAAAATGAATTCATTTGCAg ATCGGCGAACTATAACAACAAAACAGGCGAGTGCGTTCTATCAAATATGGATCGTATTACTCTCGGAGGCACCAACGCTTTTCAACCGAATGAAG aTACCGACTACTTAGAAAACAACTGCGTTGAGGAGCCAACTAAACTGTGCGAGTTCAAAAAGATGAATGGACGTATTCTCAAGACTGTCGACTCTGTATATCAAGACGTGCAAACAATAGAAGAATGTCGTGAGCTGTGTTTGAATTCACCCTTCCGTTGCCATTCATACGATCATGGTGATACTGGCGATCACGTGTGCCGATTATCTCATCACTCTAAAGCTACTCTTGCTGACATCCAG GATCCTTATTTGGAAGTACCCGAGGCAGCCACATACGAATTATCTTCCTGCTATAACGTATCCATTGATTGCCGTGCTGGTGACATGGTTGCCAAAATTCAAACGTCAAAACTTTTCGACGGCAAGATATACGCTAAAGGAAGTCCAAACTCTTGTGTCGTGGATGTTAAACAAAGTTTGGAATTTGAATTACATATGGGTTACAATAACATCGAGTGCAATGTTAAGCAAAACGGTCTTGGCAG GTATTTAAATGACGTAGTAATCCAGCATCACGACACGATCGTCACCTCTTCTGATCTCGGATTAGCTGTGACTTGTCAGTATGATTTGACAAATAAAACCGTTGCAAATGAAGTCGATCTCGGAATTCAAGGAGATATTAAGACTGGTCTATCTGAGGAGGTCATTGTTGAGTCACCGAATGTAGCGATGAAAATTACCGATAGAAGTGGTGATGATACCATTGCGTCTGCTGAAGTCGGTGATCCCttg gcTCTCAAATTTGAAATCATGGATCCGAATTCACCGTTCGAAATCTTTGTTCGTGAGCTTGTCGCTATGGATGGCGTTGACTCAAGTGAAATCACACTCATTGACAGCGACGGTTGCCCCACTGATCATTTCATTATGGGACCACTGTTTAAATCAACTGCAAGTGGAAAG ATTCTTCTATCGAACTTCGATGCCTTCAAGTTCCCATCATCAGAAGTTGTCCAATTCCGTGCCTTGGTAACACCGTGTATGCCGAAATGTGAACCTGTTCAATGTGATGGTGGACCGAATGAGTTGAGATCAGTCATGTCATACGGCCGTAGGAAGAGACGTTCTACCCCTGCTGCGCCCACTGATAACATGCTCCTTGTACAAACAATTCAAATAACAGACAAATTCGGTTTCGACAAACAACGCGCTAAGAACGTAACTGAAGATTCTGTCTATGTTCGCGAAACCGACGTAACATGCGTCAATGCTGCTGGAGCCATGTTAGCAGCTGCCGCTTTTATTGCAGCACAACTAGTCGTGCTGGCTGCATGGACATGCAGTTGGCAACGGAGACGTGCGGCTGCCAAAGCAGCAGAGTTATTGCCAGGCCCCAACGCTCCCTCATCTCTTTGCAAAGTTTATGATGCTAGTTTTTCCCGAGCGCACCAGAGGCACTTCTGA